One part of the Desulfonema ishimotonii genome encodes these proteins:
- a CDS encoding NAD-dependent epimerase/dehydratase family protein, with the protein MGHTILVTGASGYLGSAVCADLAQDHQVIGIYRRMPTPEQRNATPSARWEKGDISDAECVDAIFRKYTGRGQSVSHVIHFAAYYHFGKNWRAEYYNTNIRGTRNIIEAAHRAGVKRLIFAGSITGLDPLPAGQMLTEASPAGAGIAYSRSKAMGEWLLARYADRVPVVILRLGGVFSDWCELPPLYSVMRMWSQPFLTGRMVVGKGRSGFPYIHRHDVVRIVRRIIEKEDGLRHFESFFASQQGCTCHQDLFPVIRRLCGRSAEPVFVPPAFARLALYGKYGLNRVLRKKTYERTWMIDYVDRPLVVDTAYTRRRLDWTPTPRLEILARLPVLMHNFKNHRRTWEARNIRRNDRQYEYAPDDGV; encoded by the coding sequence ATGGGACACACAATTCTCGTAACCGGTGCGTCAGGATACCTCGGTTCTGCGGTCTGCGCAGATCTGGCACAGGATCATCAGGTCATCGGCATCTACCGGCGGATGCCCACGCCGGAACAGCGGAATGCGACCCCTTCGGCCCGGTGGGAAAAGGGCGATATCTCTGACGCGGAATGTGTGGATGCGATTTTCAGAAAATACACCGGGCGCGGGCAGTCTGTCAGCCATGTGATCCACTTTGCGGCCTATTACCACTTCGGAAAAAACTGGCGCGCTGAATACTACAATACCAACATCCGGGGAACCCGGAACATCATTGAGGCCGCGCACCGGGCCGGTGTGAAGCGGCTGATCTTCGCAGGCAGCATCACCGGCCTTGACCCCCTGCCGGCCGGGCAGATGCTCACCGAGGCGTCTCCGGCCGGCGCCGGGATTGCGTATTCCCGGAGCAAGGCAATGGGGGAATGGCTGCTGGCCCGATATGCCGACCGGGTTCCGGTTGTGATCCTCCGGCTCGGCGGGGTGTTCAGCGACTGGTGTGAACTGCCGCCGCTTTACAGTGTCATGCGGATGTGGAGCCAGCCCTTTCTCACGGGCCGGATGGTGGTGGGAAAAGGGCGGTCCGGCTTTCCCTATATCCACCGCCACGACGTGGTGCGCATTGTCCGGCGCATTATCGAAAAGGAGGACGGGCTGAGGCATTTTGAATCCTTCTTTGCCTCCCAGCAGGGCTGCACCTGCCACCAAGATCTGTTCCCGGTAATCCGGCGCTTATGCGGCAGGTCAGCGGAGCCGGTCTTTGTCCCGCCCGCCTTTGCGCGGCTGGCGCTGTACGGAAAATACGGACTCAACCGGGTGCTGCGGAAAAAAACATACGAACGGACATGGATGATCGACTATGTGGACCGCCCTCTTGTGGTGGATACGGCCTACACGCGCCGCAGGCTGGACTGGACGCCCACACCCCGGCTGGAAATTCTGGCCCGCCTGCCGGTGCTGATGCACAATTTTAAAAATCACCGGCGCACATGGGAGGCCCGGAACATCCGCCGGAATGACCGGCAATATGAATACGCCCCGGATGACGGGGTCTGA
- the ppdK gene encoding pyruvate, phosphate dikinase, producing the protein MWKKWVYLFSEIEKAEKYTGGQWDDVRGFLGGKGSGLADMKRIGIPVPPGFTVTTEACNTFISSGGTFPRGMWDQVREALRKVEKATGKQFGGRENPLLLSCRSGAKFSMPGMMDTVLNIGLNDEVAKGLIQMTGDERFVYDAYRRLVQMFGSVVMGIPDTAFEAVIAATRKKSGATTDAGLGASDWENITEAFLRLYRHRTGGDFPEDPFAQLRLATDAVFKSWNSRRATEYRNAAGIPHTLGTAVNIMAMVFGNMGPDCATGVAMTRSGATGGPGPEGDYLLNAQGEDVVAGIRQTQDITHLRVEMPGVAAELEEIARRLESHYRDMQDLEFTVERGKLRILQTRDGKRTAMAAVRIAVDMADEGLISREEAVLRVTPDQIDFFFHPQFEKKTRTTAREAGRLLATGLNVSPGAACGMVAFDADLAEVWGKKQGKPVIMVRPETRPDDVHGMLAARGILTSRGGRTSHAALVARQFGKPAVVGAADLKIDIGRREMTAGHLVIREGDWLSVDGTVGEVYRGELETVVPNLEDPWLMKLLSWADQFRRLRVRTNADYPGDAERAREYGAEGIGLCRTEHMFFEPRRLPLLHKMIMTDLPVERKEALDALLPFQREDFEGLFRAMNGKPVVCRLIDPPLHEFLPDHVALMNELSALKIRLKNAATLEELDNLITEINSRQKILKRLESLTESNPMLGMRGVRLGILIPELTVMQVRAIFEAACNVTREGGEVYPEVMIPLTSHVNELRVQREMLEDEARRVTEARGVRIGYKFGTMIETPRAALTADEMASCAEFFSFGTNDLTQMTFGISRDDAETGFLIRYLRAGILPENPFATLDQGGVGQLMDIAIRKGRSVRPDLECGICGEHGGDPASILLCHRLGLTYVSCSPFRVPVARLVAAHAALREKRSE; encoded by the coding sequence ATGTGGAAAAAATGGGTTTATCTCTTCAGCGAAATCGAAAAGGCTGAAAAATACACAGGCGGTCAGTGGGATGACGTGCGCGGCTTTCTGGGGGGAAAAGGGTCCGGCCTGGCGGATATGAAACGCATTGGCATACCCGTTCCTCCCGGTTTTACGGTCACTACCGAGGCATGTAACACCTTTATCTCATCCGGCGGAACATTCCCCCGTGGCATGTGGGATCAGGTCAGGGAGGCCCTGCGAAAGGTCGAAAAGGCGACCGGCAAACAGTTCGGAGGGCGTGAAAATCCCCTGCTGCTCTCCTGCCGTTCCGGCGCGAAATTCTCCATGCCCGGTATGATGGACACGGTGCTGAACATCGGCCTGAACGATGAAGTGGCAAAAGGCCTGATTCAGATGACCGGCGATGAACGCTTTGTCTATGACGCCTACCGCCGCCTGGTTCAGATGTTTGGCAGCGTGGTGATGGGAATTCCGGATACGGCCTTCGAGGCAGTGATCGCGGCCACCCGGAAAAAATCCGGGGCCACAACAGATGCGGGGCTGGGGGCGTCGGACTGGGAAAACATCACGGAGGCGTTTCTCCGGCTTTACAGGCACCGCACGGGCGGTGATTTCCCGGAAGACCCCTTCGCCCAGCTCCGGCTGGCCACCGATGCGGTCTTTAAAAGCTGGAACAGCAGGCGGGCCACGGAATACCGGAATGCGGCAGGCATCCCCCACACTCTGGGCACTGCCGTCAACATTATGGCCATGGTCTTCGGCAATATGGGGCCGGATTGTGCCACGGGGGTCGCCATGACCCGGAGCGGCGCGACCGGCGGCCCCGGACCTGAGGGCGATTACCTGCTCAACGCCCAGGGCGAGGATGTGGTGGCCGGCATCCGGCAGACTCAGGATATTACTCACCTCAGAGTCGAGATGCCCGGCGTGGCGGCGGAACTGGAGGAGATCGCCCGGAGACTCGAATCCCATTACCGGGACATGCAGGATCTGGAGTTCACGGTTGAGCGGGGAAAGCTCCGGATTCTTCAGACACGCGACGGCAAGCGCACAGCCATGGCCGCCGTTCGGATTGCCGTGGATATGGCGGATGAGGGGCTGATTTCCAGAGAAGAGGCCGTGCTGCGGGTGACGCCCGATCAGATTGATTTCTTTTTTCATCCCCAGTTTGAAAAGAAAACCCGGACAACCGCACGGGAGGCGGGGCGGCTGCTGGCGACCGGCCTCAATGTCTCGCCCGGGGCGGCCTGCGGCATGGTCGCCTTTGACGCGGATCTGGCCGAAGTCTGGGGGAAAAAGCAGGGCAAACCGGTGATCATGGTCCGACCGGAGACCCGGCCCGATGATGTTCACGGAATGCTGGCCGCACGGGGTATTCTGACCAGCCGGGGCGGACGCACCAGCCATGCGGCGCTGGTGGCCCGGCAGTTTGGCAAGCCTGCCGTGGTCGGTGCGGCCGATCTGAAGATCGACATCGGCCGCCGCGAGATGACCGCCGGTCATCTGGTGATCCGGGAGGGCGACTGGCTCTCCGTTGACGGTACGGTGGGCGAGGTATACCGGGGCGAGCTGGAGACGGTGGTGCCGAATCTCGAAGATCCCTGGCTGATGAAGCTGCTTTCCTGGGCGGATCAGTTTCGCAGGCTTCGGGTCCGGACCAATGCGGATTACCCCGGAGATGCTGAGCGGGCGAGGGAATACGGGGCCGAAGGGATCGGGCTGTGCCGGACCGAACACATGTTTTTTGAACCCCGGCGACTGCCCCTGCTCCACAAGATGATTATGACCGACCTGCCGGTGGAGCGGAAAGAGGCGCTGGACGCCCTGCTGCCCTTTCAGCGCGAAGACTTTGAAGGCCTGTTCCGGGCCATGAACGGCAAACCGGTGGTGTGCCGCCTCATCGACCCGCCCCTGCACGAGTTTCTGCCCGACCATGTGGCGCTTATGAACGAGCTGAGTGCCCTGAAAATCCGGCTGAAAAACGCGGCCACACTGGAGGAACTCGACAACCTGATCACGGAGATCAATTCCAGACAGAAAATCCTGAAACGGCTGGAAAGCCTGACGGAGTCCAACCCCATGCTGGGGATGCGGGGGGTACGCCTGGGAATTCTCATCCCCGAACTGACGGTGATGCAGGTGCGGGCCATCTTTGAAGCCGCATGCAATGTGACCCGTGAGGGCGGGGAGGTGTACCCGGAGGTGATGATCCCGCTTACCAGCCATGTCAACGAGCTGCGGGTTCAGCGCGAGATGCTGGAAGACGAGGCCCGGCGGGTGACGGAGGCCCGTGGCGTCAGAATCGGTTACAAGTTCGGCACCATGATTGAGACCCCGCGGGCAGCCCTGACAGCGGATGAGATGGCCAGTTGCGCGGAGTTCTTTTCTTTCGGCACCAACGATCTGACCCAGATGACATTCGGTATCTCACGGGACGATGCCGAGACCGGTTTTCTGATCCGGTATCTCCGGGCCGGCATTCTGCCGGAAAACCCCTTTGCCACCCTTGATCAGGGCGGCGTGGGGCAGCTGATGGATATCGCCATCCGAAAGGGCCGGTCGGTGCGGCCTGATCTGGAGTGCGGCATCTGCGGGGAGCATGGCGGCGATCCGGCGTCGATTCTGCTCTGCCACAGGCTGGGGCTGACCTATGTCTCATGTTCGCCGTTCCGGGTTCCCGTCGCCCGCCTGGTAGCCGCCCATGCGGCGCTGAGAGAAAAGCGCAGCGAATGA
- the atpD gene encoding F0F1 ATP synthase subunit beta, producing MKKKFEGRVHSVRGSVVDVRFPDALPPVHSLMRTGESGRIVIEVTDHPDTDRVRGIALTATAGLGREDRVWTDGEPLQAPVGEGLLGRMFNVFGEAIDGRPPPENMTLRSVHQPPIPLADRVTTESVFTTGIKVVDLLMPLEQGGKAGLFGGAGVGKTVLITELIHNMVGRHKGISIFCGIGERCREGEELYREMAGAGVLKNTAMIFGQMNESPGARFRVGHTALTMAEYFRDDLGRDVLLLVDNIFRFIQAGMELSGLMGRLPSRLGYQPTMGTELAELEERISSTERAAITSIQAVYVPADDLTDPAAVHTFAHLSATIVLSRKRASEGLYPAIDPLESRSVMLSPRIVGERHYRVAREVRKTLATYEELKDIIAMLGLEELAREDRRTVARARRLERFLTQPFFTTGHFTGYEGRMVDAEETLSGCERILNDEFADLPESALYMIGTADEALGKADRPAEAF from the coding sequence ATGAAAAAGAAATTTGAGGGCCGGGTTCATTCGGTGCGGGGGAGTGTGGTCGATGTGCGGTTCCCCGATGCGCTTCCGCCGGTTCATTCGCTGATGCGGACCGGCGAATCGGGGCGTATTGTGATTGAGGTCACGGACCACCCGGATACGGACCGGGTGCGCGGGATCGCCCTGACCGCCACAGCCGGGCTGGGCCGTGAAGACCGTGTGTGGACGGACGGCGAGCCTCTTCAGGCTCCCGTGGGGGAAGGGCTGCTGGGGCGGATGTTCAACGTCTTCGGGGAGGCCATCGACGGCAGGCCGCCCCCCGAAAATATGACCCTGCGGTCGGTGCATCAGCCGCCCATTCCCCTGGCAGACCGTGTGACGACCGAGTCGGTCTTCACCACCGGCATCAAGGTCGTGGACCTGCTGATGCCGCTGGAACAGGGCGGAAAGGCCGGGCTGTTCGGCGGCGCCGGCGTGGGCAAGACCGTGCTGATTACCGAACTGATCCACAACATGGTGGGCAGGCACAAAGGCATCAGCATTTTCTGCGGCATCGGTGAACGGTGCCGGGAGGGGGAAGAGCTGTACCGGGAGATGGCCGGGGCCGGGGTGCTGAAAAACACGGCCATGATTTTCGGCCAGATGAACGAGTCACCGGGGGCGCGGTTCCGCGTGGGCCACACGGCCCTGACCATGGCCGAATACTTCCGCGACGACCTGGGCCGGGACGTGCTGCTGCTGGTGGACAATATTTTCCGGTTTATCCAGGCGGGTATGGAGCTTTCAGGCCTGATGGGGCGGCTGCCGTCCCGGCTGGGATATCAGCCCACAATGGGAACGGAGCTGGCCGAACTGGAGGAGCGCATCTCCAGCACCGAACGGGCAGCCATCACCTCCATTCAGGCCGTCTACGTTCCGGCGGATGATCTGACCGACCCGGCAGCGGTTCACACCTTCGCCCATCTCTCCGCCACCATCGTGCTGTCCCGGAAGCGGGCCAGCGAGGGACTTTACCCGGCCATTGACCCGCTGGAGTCCCGCTCTGTGATGCTCTCGCCCCGGATCGTGGGAGAACGCCATTACCGGGTGGCGCGGGAGGTGCGAAAGACCCTGGCAACCTATGAGGAGCTAAAGGACATCATCGCCATGCTCGGCCTGGAGGAGCTGGCCCGCGAGGACCGCCGGACCGTGGCGCGGGCGCGCAGGCTGGAGCGGTTCCTGACCCAGCCGTTTTTCACCACCGGCCATTTCACCGGCTATGAGGGGCGCATGGTGGATGCGGAGGAGACCCTTTCCGGGTGTGAGCGCATTCTGAATGACGAATTCGCCGACCTGCCGGAGAGCGCCCTTTACATGATCGGAACCGCTGACGAGGCCCTTGGGAAAGCCGACAGACCGGCAG